In the genome of Streptomyces pactum, one region contains:
- a CDS encoding ATP-binding protein: MVAVVAGQPGLGKTAFAVHAAHLLAPRFPDGQFALDLHGMDPEPATPRDALGRLLRAAGVTDAAIPAGTDDRAGLWRSVVRDRRVLLLLDNAIDEDQVRPLLPGGGRSLTVVTSRHALAGLESVHRVDLALFRREEAVELLTRIIGADRVRSEAQAARDLADLCGHLPLAVRIAGQRLLGRPHERLAKLVARLAEESRRLDGLQAGGLRVRPAFALSYRQLRPEAQRFLRRASLAAGPDFSPGTGALLADLSHDEAAACAEELTDAGLLQSDPATEHYRFHDLLRLFAAERLAEEDTPEARDAALDRTARWMLRRATAAALRFDVDHHRDAPHGDPDPATAPADREEARAWLEGERAQWLAALRRAHETGHHRMVADTAEAMHWFSDLNQHWELWVEVFRRSADAARALGSRREEAVHLNYLAWAHNMCVHDPQAALASADAALEAARETRDLLQTGWALGYGAGALQRLGRAAEALERCREAARCLAAHDSPQARLGELTVLNSLGGQLRQAGRAAEALEIHRRSEAICAAGIAGQSDELIGLYRAVARHHVGNDLAALGRWAEAEPPLRQALVHFEAAQMPAWSEPVRLDLGLVLSAMDHPEARETLLAARDGLIALRSPRQGEAATALGALDRATRR, encoded by the coding sequence GTGGTCGCGGTGGTGGCCGGCCAGCCGGGCCTGGGCAAGACCGCGTTCGCGGTGCATGCCGCACATCTCCTCGCCCCGCGCTTCCCGGACGGCCAGTTCGCCCTCGACCTGCACGGCATGGACCCCGAACCGGCCACCCCGCGGGACGCGCTCGGCCGCCTGCTGCGCGCGGCCGGGGTGACGGACGCCGCCATTCCGGCCGGCACCGACGACCGGGCCGGCCTGTGGCGGTCGGTGGTCCGCGACCGGCGCGTCCTGCTGCTGCTGGACAACGCGATCGACGAGGACCAGGTCCGGCCGCTGCTGCCGGGCGGCGGCCGCTCGCTGACCGTCGTCACCAGCCGGCACGCCCTGGCCGGCCTGGAGTCGGTGCACCGGGTCGACCTGGCGCTGTTCCGGCGCGAGGAGGCGGTGGAACTGCTGACCCGCATCATCGGCGCCGACCGGGTCCGGTCGGAGGCGCAGGCCGCCCGCGACCTCGCCGACCTGTGCGGGCACCTGCCGCTGGCGGTACGGATCGCCGGCCAGCGGCTGCTCGGCCGCCCGCACGAGCGCCTGGCCAAGCTGGTGGCCCGGCTCGCCGAGGAGAGCCGGCGGCTGGACGGGCTCCAGGCCGGCGGGCTGCGGGTCCGGCCCGCCTTCGCCCTGTCGTACCGGCAACTGCGGCCGGAGGCGCAAAGGTTCCTGCGCCGCGCCTCGCTCGCGGCCGGCCCCGACTTCAGCCCCGGGACCGGCGCGCTGCTGGCGGACCTGTCGCACGACGAGGCGGCCGCCTGCGCGGAGGAGCTGACCGACGCCGGGCTGCTGCAGAGCGACCCCGCCACCGAGCACTACCGCTTCCACGACCTGCTCCGGCTCTTCGCCGCCGAGCGGCTGGCCGAGGAGGACACCCCCGAGGCCCGGGACGCCGCGCTGGACCGGACCGCCCGGTGGATGCTGCGCCGGGCCACCGCCGCCGCGCTCCGCTTCGACGTGGACCACCACCGGGACGCCCCGCACGGCGACCCCGACCCGGCGACCGCACCGGCCGACCGGGAGGAGGCCCGGGCCTGGCTGGAGGGGGAACGCGCCCAGTGGCTGGCCGCGCTGCGCCGGGCCCACGAGACCGGCCACCACCGGATGGTGGCGGACACGGCGGAGGCCATGCACTGGTTCTCCGACCTCAACCAGCACTGGGAGCTGTGGGTGGAGGTGTTCCGGCGCTCCGCCGACGCGGCCCGCGCGCTGGGCAGCCGGCGGGAGGAGGCGGTCCACCTCAACTACCTGGCGTGGGCCCACAACATGTGCGTCCACGACCCCCAGGCGGCACTCGCCTCCGCGGACGCCGCCCTGGAGGCGGCCCGGGAGACCCGGGACCTGCTCCAGACCGGCTGGGCACTGGGGTACGGGGCCGGCGCCCTGCAGCGCCTGGGCCGGGCCGCCGAGGCGCTGGAGCGGTGCCGGGAGGCCGCCCGCTGCCTGGCCGCCCACGACTCCCCGCAGGCCCGGCTGGGTGAGCTGACGGTCCTCAACTCCCTCGGCGGCCAGCTGCGGCAGGCCGGCCGGGCGGCCGAGGCGCTGGAGATCCACCGCCGCAGCGAGGCCATCTGCGCGGCCGGGATCGCCGGGCAGTCCGACGAACTGATCGGGTTGTACCGGGCGGTCGCCCGGCACCACGTCGGCAACGACCTGGCGGCACTGGGCCGCTGGGCGGAGGCCGAACCGCCGCTGCGGCAGGCGCTGGTGCACTTCGAGGCCGCGCAGATGCCGGCCTGGAGCGAACCGGTCCGGCTCGACCTGGGGCTGGTACTCAGCGCGATGGACCACCCGGAGGCCCGGGAGACGCTGCTCGCGGCCCGGGACGGGCTGATCGCGCTGCGGAGCCCGCGCCAGGGCGAGGCCGCCACCGCGCTCGGCGCGCTGGACCGGGCCACCCGGCGATGA
- a CDS encoding PPOX class F420-dependent oxidoreductase — protein sequence MTTTAYDPHALLAESRIAVLATIKSDGRPQLSPVLPFYDREAGVVHVSMTEGRAKTANLRRDPRATLQVTSADGWSWATVEGVATLTGPGTDPHGPEVEALVEYYRKAAGEHPDWDEYRAVMVAERRVLMTMTVDHVYGERVR from the coding sequence ATGACCACCACCGCGTACGACCCGCACGCGCTCCTCGCCGAGAGCCGGATCGCCGTCCTGGCCACGATCAAGTCCGACGGCCGCCCGCAGCTCTCCCCCGTCCTGCCGTTCTACGACCGGGAGGCGGGCGTCGTCCACGTCTCGATGACCGAGGGCCGGGCCAAGACGGCGAACCTGCGCCGGGATCCCCGGGCCACCCTCCAGGTGACCAGCGCGGACGGCTGGTCGTGGGCCACCGTGGAGGGCGTGGCGACCCTCACCGGGCCGGGCACCGACCCGCACGGCCCCGAGGTCGAGGCGCTGGTGGAGTACTACCGCAAGGCCGCCGGGGAGCACCCGGACTGGGACGAGTACCGCGCGGTGATGGTCGCCGAGCGCCGGGTGCTGATGACGATGACGGTCGATCACGTCTACGGTGAGCGCGTCCGCTGA
- a CDS encoding ATP-binding protein, which produces MPRLADAATLCTSELAPSIYRHAPGLGSLLRLAVELAEVRVTVYDGTLEPPVIRPYSLGRGCGWGLRLVAEPADDRGTSRGAPLGLGGAECKGVWFTLGT; this is translated from the coding sequence ATGCCGCGCCTCGCTGACGCCGCGACGTTATGCACCTCCGAACTCGCCCCCAGCATTTACCGGCACGCCCCCGGGCTCGGCTCGCTGCTCCGGCTGGCGGTGGAGCTGGCGGAGGTGCGGGTGACCGTCTACGACGGCACGCTGGAGCCGCCGGTCATACGGCCGTACTCCCTGGGGCGCGGGTGCGGCTGGGGGCTCCGGCTGGTGGCGGAGCCGGCCGACGACCGGGGCACGAGCCGTGGAGCGCCGCTCGGACTCGGCGGCGCGGAGTGCAAGGGCGTCTGGTTCACCCTGGGGACGTGA
- a CDS encoding helix-turn-helix domain-containing protein: protein MNRATEESNRRMLRARDAMDRGYAEPLDVPALARIAHVSPAHFARTFRATFGETPHRYLQRRRVERAMALLRETDRSVTEISFAVGFGSPGTFSRTFRDIVGRSPRAYRKETASLTVPTCFAMAWTRPADAPAAGD from the coding sequence GTGAACCGCGCCACCGAGGAGTCCAACCGCCGGATGCTCCGGGCCCGGGACGCCATGGACCGCGGCTACGCGGAACCGCTGGACGTCCCCGCCCTGGCCCGGATCGCCCATGTCTCGCCGGCCCATTTCGCGCGGACCTTCCGGGCCACCTTCGGCGAGACCCCGCACCGCTACCTCCAGCGCCGCCGGGTGGAACGGGCGATGGCCCTGCTGCGGGAGACCGACCGCAGCGTCACGGAGATCTCCTTCGCCGTCGGCTTCGGCAGCCCGGGCACGTTCAGCCGGACCTTCCGGGACATCGTCGGCCGGTCGCCGCGGGCGTACCGCAAGGAGACGGCGTCCCTCACCGTGCCGACCTGCTTCGCCATGGCCTGGACCCGGCCCGCCGACGCACCGGCCGCGGGCGACTGA
- a CDS encoding VOC family protein → MFNAITHSQIYVLDQDQALDFYVGKLGLEVAADIDLGPMRWLAVCVPGHPERQILLEKPGPPATSEETAQQVRDLVTKGAMGGWLILTTDDCRGTYEKLLAQGVEFTEEPTERPYGTDCGLRDPFGNRIRFTQPKF, encoded by the coding sequence ATGTTCAACGCCATCACGCACTCGCAGATCTACGTACTCGACCAGGACCAGGCCCTCGACTTCTACGTCGGCAAGCTGGGGCTGGAGGTCGCCGCCGACATCGACCTGGGCCCGATGCGGTGGCTGGCGGTCTGCGTCCCCGGACACCCGGAGCGCCAGATCCTGCTGGAGAAGCCCGGCCCGCCGGCCACCTCCGAGGAGACCGCCCAGCAGGTGCGCGACCTGGTCACCAAGGGCGCGATGGGCGGCTGGCTCATCCTCACCACGGACGACTGCCGCGGGACGTACGAGAAGCTGCTGGCCCAGGGGGTGGAGTTCACCGAGGAGCCCACCGAGCGCCCGTACGGGACCGACTGCGGGCTGCGCGACCCCTTCGGCAACCGCATCCGGTTCACCCAGCCGAAGTTCTGA